In Aegilops tauschii subsp. strangulata cultivar AL8/78 chromosome 3, Aet v6.0, whole genome shotgun sequence, one genomic interval encodes:
- the LOC109785231 gene encoding uncharacterized protein — MTTKGRGPSNYVPQVMELEKQLWSEGRWTEDRGTTDAVAEAVETTQPWSRILANHSWSTYPCASSSHSYLLLRSRSSDIPSLGPRNRCLPNRTSRNLAEQLICPSSSCSPSSLPGRWRRPPNSCVDVTASGGPRTKVLGVPNISTLGVPWHPWKPPRSVTGHYACRQ; from the exons ATGACGACGAAGGGCAGAGGACCATCTAACTACGTTCCGCAGGTGATGGAATTGGAGAAGCAACTTTGGTCAGAAGGTCGATGGACCGAGGACCGAGGAACTACAGATGCTGTGGCGGAGGCCGTGGAGACTACTCAGCCTTGGTCCAGAATCTTGGCAAACCACTCATG GTCGACATACCCGTGCGCCTCCTCTTCCCACTCCTATCTTCTCCTTCGCTCCAGGTCAAGCGACATCCCATCACTTGGACCCAGGAATCGCTGCCTTCCAAACCGTACCTCGCGCAACCTTGCCGAGCAATTGATATGTCCATCCAGTAGCTGCAGCCCAAGCTCGCTACCGGGACGCTGGCGGCGGCCGCCGAATTCTTGCGTGGACGTGACGGCCAG TGGCGGACCTAGGACCAAAGTATTGGGGGTGCCAAACATCAGTACATTG GGTGTGCCATGGCACCCATGGAAACCCCCTAGATCCGTCACTGGACATTATG CATGCAGACAATGA